Proteins encoded together in one Apteryx mantelli isolate bAptMan1 unplaced genomic scaffold, bAptMan1.hap1 HAP1_SCAFFOLD_20, whole genome shotgun sequence window:
- the LOC136996075 gene encoding olfactory receptor 14C36-like — protein sequence MSNSSSINEFLLALADTRELQLLHFSLFLGIYLAALLGNGLIITAVACDHRLHTPMYFFLLNLSLLDLGTISVIVPKSMSNSLWDTRTISYAGCAAQLFFFVFFLLAEYSLLAVMAYERFVAICKPLLYGTLMGSRACVKMAAAAWASGFLNAVLHTGNTFSLPLCRGNTVDQFFCEVPEILKLASSDSYLRMVWALLIGVCLGFGCFVFIVLSYVQIFTAVLRIPSGQGWHKAFSRCLPHLAVVSLFVSTLIFACLNPPSLCSPALDLVVAVLYSVVPPAMNPLIYSMRNKELKDALR from the coding sequence atgtccaacagcagctccatcaacgagttcctcctggcattagcggacacacgggagctgcagctcttgcacttctcgctcttcctgggcatctacctggctgccctcctgggcaacggcctcatcatcacagccgtagcctgtgaccaccgcctccacacccccatgtacttcttcctcctcaacctctccctcctcgaccttggcaccatctccgtcattgtccccaaatccatgtccaattctctgtgggataccaggaccatttcctacgcAGGATGTGCTgcgcagctctttttctttgtctttttccttttggctgagtattctcttctcgcagtcatggcctatgaacgctttgtcgccatctgcaaacccctgctatacgggaccctcatgggcagcagagcttgtgtcaaaatggcagcagctgcttgggccagtggttttctcaatgctgtgctgcacactgggaacacattttcactaccactctgcagaggtaacacagtggaccagttcttctgtgaagttcctgaaatcctcaagctcgccagctcagactcctacctcaggatggtttgggcacttttaattggtgtttgtttaggctttgggtgttttgttttcattgtgctgtcctatgtgcagatcttcactgctgtgctgaggatcccctctgggcagggctggcacaaagccttttccaggtgcctgcctcacctggccgtggtctccctgtttgtcagcactttaATATTTGCCTGCCTGAATCCCCCCTCTCTCTGCTCGCCAGCTCTGgacctggtggtggctgttctgtactcagtggtgcctccagcaatgaaccccctcatttacagcatgaggaacaaggagctcaaagacgcactgagg
- the LOC136995969 gene encoding olfactory receptor 14A16-like, giving the protein MSNSSSLNEFLLLAFADTRELQLFHFFLFLGIYLAALLGNGLIITAIACDHRLHTPMYFFLLNLSLLDLGTISTTVPKSMANSLWNTRAISYTGCAAQVFLVVFLFAAEYFLLTVMAYDRFVAICKPLHYSTLMGSRACVKMAAAAWASGFLYSVLHTGNTFSLPLCQSNVVDQFFCEIPQILKLSCSDSYLREVGLIVVSVFLIFGCFVFVVLSYVQIFTAVLRIPSEQGQHKAFSMCLPHLAVVSLFVSTGLFACLKPPSLSSPSLDLVMTVLYSMVPPAVNPLIYSMRNKELQDALRKLIQLVQCHHQ; this is encoded by the coding sequence atgtccaacagcagctccctcaatgagttcctcctcctggcatttgcagacacacgggagctgcagctcttccacttcttcctctttctgggcatctacctggctgccctcctaggcaatggcctcatcatcacagccatagcctgtgaccaccgcctccacacccccatgtacttcttcctcctcaacctctccctcctcgaccttggcaccatctctaccactgtccccaaatccatggccaattcgcTCTGgaataccagggccatttcctacacaggatgtgctgcccaggtcttcctggttgtattCTTGTTCGCTGCTGAGTATTTTCTTCTGACAgtcatggcgtatgaccgctttgttgccatctgcaaacccctgcactacagcacactcatgggcagcagagcttgtgtcaaaatggcagcagctgcctgggccagtggttttctctattctgtgctacacactgggaacacattttcactaccactctgccaaagcaatgttgtggaccagttcttctgtgaaatcccacagatcctcaagctctcctgctcagactcctacctcagggaagttgggcttattgtcgTTAGTGTCTTTTTAATCTTTGGATGTTTCGTTTTcgttgtgctgtcctatgtgcagatcttcactgctgtgctgaggatcccctctgagcagggccagcacaaagccttttccatgtgcctgcctcacctggccgtggtctctctgtttgtcagcactggcctgtttgcctgcctgaagcccccttccctctcctccccatccctggatctAGTGATGACTGTTCTGTATTcgatggtgcctccagcagtgaaccccctcatctacagcatgaggaacaaggagctccaggatgcactgaggaaacttaTTCAGCTGGTACAATGTCATCACCAATAA